Proteins encoded in a region of the Mycolicibacterium neoaurum genome:
- a CDS encoding SDR family oxidoreductase, translated as MVGGTRGVGLAVAELLAAQGAHVVVNGRDPDAVTETADRISGVGVPGSPADPEVADALVGRCVDEFGRIDTLINCAGTAEPAGSSILNVTSAQFRDLLDAHLLTTFETCRAAAPHMVRQRSGAIVNTSSFAFLGDYGGTGYPAGKGGVNSLTLAIAAELAEHGVRANVVCPGARTRLSTGTDYERHIVELNRRGLLDDVSMQGALDAGPPEYVAPTYAYLAGNLADHITGQIFIAAGGFVGRFDRQQPGFVAYRDHHDAPPWTVEEIAAAVN; from the coding sequence GTGGTCGGCGGCACCCGCGGTGTCGGCCTGGCGGTCGCCGAGCTGCTCGCCGCGCAGGGCGCGCACGTGGTCGTCAACGGCCGCGATCCCGACGCGGTCACCGAAACCGCCGATCGCATCTCGGGTGTCGGCGTCCCAGGGTCACCCGCCGACCCCGAGGTCGCCGACGCCCTCGTCGGGCGATGCGTCGACGAGTTCGGCCGCATCGACACCCTGATCAATTGCGCCGGCACCGCCGAACCGGCCGGATCCTCGATCCTGAACGTCACCTCGGCACAGTTCCGGGACCTGCTGGACGCGCATCTGCTGACCACCTTCGAGACCTGCCGCGCTGCCGCACCCCATATGGTGCGGCAGCGCTCGGGTGCGATCGTCAACACGAGTTCGTTCGCCTTCCTCGGCGATTACGGCGGCACCGGGTACCCGGCGGGCAAGGGCGGGGTGAACAGCCTCACCCTGGCGATCGCCGCGGAGCTCGCCGAGCATGGCGTCCGGGCCAACGTCGTGTGCCCCGGAGCCAGAACGCGCCTGTCGACGGGCACCGACTATGAGCGCCACATCGTCGAGTTGAACCGGCGCGGACTCCTCGACGATGTCAGCATGCAGGGGGCGCTCGATGCCGGACCGCCGGAGTACGTCGCACCCACCTACGCATATCTGGCCGGCAATCTGGCCGATCACATCACGGGGCAGATCTTCATCGCCGCAGGGGGTTTCGTCGGCCGATTCGATCGGCAGCAGCCGGGGTTCGTCGCCTACCGCGACCATCACGACGCGCCACCGTGGACGGTCGAGGAGATCGCCGCCGCCGTCAACTAG
- a CDS encoding HIT family protein: MATVFSMIINREIPGRFVYEDDEIVAFLTIEPMTQGHTLVVPRAEVDNWQDLDPALFGRVMAVAQKIGKAVCAAFDTERAGVIIAGLEVPHLHVHVFPARDLSDFGFAGVDRNPSPESLDEAQAKITEALAQLS, translated from the coding sequence ATGGCGACCGTCTTCTCCATGATCATCAACCGCGAGATCCCCGGCCGATTCGTCTACGAGGACGACGAGATCGTGGCGTTCCTGACCATCGAACCGATGACCCAGGGGCACACGCTGGTGGTACCGCGGGCCGAGGTCGACAACTGGCAGGATCTCGACCCCGCCCTCTTCGGCCGGGTGATGGCGGTGGCACAGAAGATCGGCAAGGCCGTCTGCGCCGCCTTCGACACCGAACGGGCCGGGGTGATCATCGCGGGACTGGAGGTCCCGCACCTGCACGTGCACGTGTTCCCCGCCCGCGATCTCAGCGATTTCGGATTCGCCGGGGTGGACCGCAATCCGTCCCCGGAATCCCTCGACGAGGCGCAGGCGAAGATCACCGAGGCACTGGCTCAGCTGAGCTGA
- a CDS encoding DUF4185 domain-containing protein, with product MGSSTYFWRGGGLAVGRVGGLAVALGVGTAIVSGHGIAAAEGSDSGGAGSSSSASNSTGGSSTTTSSGAGSAAGSDQKSGDKTEQTQGAAGVTTGDRENDRENDKGVTSGGSGAGQGAGSDEESGDDVIDGSKIDDEPPAGSTGGTENELPTVEPGSTPTDEDDPAEQPAPSAPRTTRQSDRPHSIASTAEQRGAALEPGSGTAEDSRTATETASLTTTRVADPSDTLATAGNVAVFASARTLATATVADNSARPAATASAHPLTGVVKVVANVLDWAAGVVPGSPSAPTLAWTLLAFARREVDNLLSRLDPAHAAANAAAADAAAAATDTSARALAAAAALNPRPGFPPLGYQFSPSTSFVDWVTGNFAPNDTFNRYGIWGTDVGTMWDNGIPDDPTTPINESQVLIAFGDTFGGPNMTGTWRLNTLFRSPDRNLADGLAVPGGQWFNGNMFGGSPLWEEHYARQIILPERLPKGLPTGVTLIPTAGISVPTPGTKYGATQYLSFMSVKQWGAAGQWSTNYSAIAYSEDNGENWYIAPSSVRTNFGGNANFQQGAFVRPGDGFVYSYGTPNGRQGQAFVSRVAEKDILDVTKYEYYSQGSSGWLFGIGAYSAGWYRNDPGKASPIFGRETGACGIAKAGNQVSEMSVQYNKTLGKYVALHGDQFNNIILRTSDRPEGGWSAPTVLMGQQGGGIYAPMMHPWSPSTLGTGTELYFNLSVWNDYNVWLVKTDLAKL from the coding sequence ATGGGCTCATCGACGTACTTCTGGCGAGGCGGGGGGCTGGCGGTAGGTCGCGTCGGCGGCCTGGCCGTGGCGCTGGGTGTCGGAACGGCCATCGTCAGCGGGCACGGCATCGCCGCGGCCGAAGGCAGCGATTCCGGCGGCGCCGGCAGTTCGTCCAGCGCGTCGAACAGCACCGGCGGATCCTCGACGACGACATCGTCCGGTGCGGGTAGCGCCGCTGGTTCGGACCAGAAGTCCGGCGACAAGACCGAGCAAACCCAAGGCGCCGCCGGCGTCACCACTGGAGACCGCGAGAACGATCGCGAGAACGACAAGGGCGTCACGTCCGGCGGTTCCGGTGCCGGCCAAGGCGCCGGTTCCGATGAAGAATCCGGCGATGACGTCATCGACGGCTCCAAGATCGATGACGAGCCGCCCGCCGGTTCCACCGGCGGCACCGAGAACGAGTTGCCCACCGTCGAACCCGGCTCGACGCCGACCGACGAGGACGATCCAGCAGAGCAGCCCGCGCCGAGCGCACCACGCACCACGCGCCAGTCCGACCGGCCGCACTCCATAGCCTCGACCGCCGAGCAGCGGGGTGCCGCGCTCGAACCCGGTTCGGGCACGGCCGAAGACTCCCGCACCGCCACCGAGACGGCGAGCCTGACCACGACCCGGGTCGCGGACCCGTCGGACACCCTGGCCACGGCGGGCAACGTCGCGGTGTTCGCCTCGGCGCGCACCCTGGCCACCGCGACGGTCGCCGATAATTCCGCCCGACCGGCCGCCACCGCCTCGGCCCATCCGCTCACCGGCGTGGTCAAGGTGGTCGCCAACGTCCTGGACTGGGCGGCGGGCGTGGTGCCCGGTTCCCCGAGCGCCCCCACCCTGGCATGGACCCTGCTCGCGTTCGCCAGGCGCGAGGTGGACAACCTGCTCAGCCGACTCGATCCGGCGCATGCGGCCGCCAACGCGGCGGCTGCCGATGCGGCAGCCGCCGCGACCGACACCTCGGCGCGCGCGCTGGCCGCGGCGGCCGCGCTCAACCCGCGTCCCGGCTTCCCGCCGTTGGGGTATCAGTTCAGCCCGTCGACCAGCTTCGTGGACTGGGTCACCGGCAACTTCGCCCCCAATGACACCTTCAACCGATACGGGATCTGGGGCACTGACGTCGGGACCATGTGGGACAACGGAATTCCCGACGATCCCACCACCCCGATCAACGAGAGCCAGGTGCTCATCGCCTTCGGCGACACCTTCGGTGGCCCCAACATGACCGGCACCTGGCGGCTGAACACGCTGTTCCGCAGCCCGGACCGCAACCTCGCCGACGGTCTGGCCGTCCCGGGTGGACAGTGGTTCAACGGCAACATGTTCGGCGGCTCACCGCTGTGGGAGGAGCATTACGCCAGGCAGATCATCCTGCCCGAACGGCTTCCCAAGGGACTGCCGACGGGTGTCACGTTGATCCCGACGGCCGGCATCTCGGTTCCCACCCCGGGCACCAAATACGGTGCCACGCAGTACCTCAGCTTCATGTCGGTCAAGCAGTGGGGTGCGGCGGGTCAGTGGTCGACCAACTATTCGGCCATCGCCTATTCCGAGGACAACGGCGAGAATTGGTACATCGCCCCGAGCAGTGTGCGCACCAACTTCGGCGGTAACGCGAACTTCCAGCAGGGCGCCTTCGTGCGGCCCGGCGACGGGTTCGTGTACTCCTACGGGACCCCGAACGGCAGGCAGGGCCAGGCCTTCGTCTCCCGGGTGGCCGAGAAGGACATCCTCGATGTCACCAAGTACGAGTACTACAGCCAGGGCAGCAGCGGCTGGTTGTTCGGCATCGGGGCCTACAGCGCCGGCTGGTACCGCAACGACCCGGGCAAGGCCTCGCCCATCTTCGGTCGCGAGACCGGGGCGTGCGGTATCGCCAAGGCAGGCAACCAGGTCAGCGAGATGTCGGTGCAGTACAACAAGACGCTCGGCAAATACGTTGCCCTGCACGGTGATCAGTTCAACAACATCATCCTGCGCACCTCGGATCGCCCCGAGGGCGGGTGGTCGGCGCCGACGGTGTTGATGGGACAGCAGGGTGGCGGCATCTACGCGCCCATGATGCATCCGTGGTCGCCGTCGACGTTGGGAACCGGCACCGAGCTGTACTTCAACCTCTCGGTGTGGAACGACTACAACGTGTGGCTGGTGAAGACCGACCTCGCC
- a CDS encoding long-chain-fatty-acid--CoA ligase has product MLGLMQDRPLMISSLIDHAATFHGDTEIVSRLPEGMIARTTWSAVRDRSKQVANTLSELGIEPGDRVGTLAWNSDRHLSLYYGVSGSGAVLHTVNPRLFAEQIVYIINHAEDRVLFFDITFAPLVEQIAPQLQTVQAYIAMTDRDHMPDIDVGRLLCFDELVYAQSADYRWPEFDERSASSLCYTSGTTGNPKGVLYSHRSTVLHALGAIPRDSFDLHSGSTILVVVPMFHANAWGTPYTAPIVGAKLVLPGPHLDGESLYGLMRDEAVNFTQGVPTVWMMLFSYLDDHPEIDPHELRLQFAGTGGAALPQSMIERFERDFGSEVVQGWGMTETSPLCVIGKLQPRHAGLSAADKMKLKLKQGHAIWGVDIKIVDDEGNRLPWDGEAFGEVFVRGPWIASGYFKGEGGDKLDAEGFFPTGDVATIDPDGYLHLVDRAKDVIKSGGEWISSIDLENAATGHPAIAEAAVIGVPHPKWQERPLLLVVKRPGHDASREAILDYLAERVVKWWLPDDVVFVEELPHTATGKLLKIQLRKEYREHRLPDTAS; this is encoded by the coding sequence ATGCTTGGGCTGATGCAGGACCGGCCGTTGATGATCTCGTCGTTGATCGACCATGCGGCGACATTCCACGGCGACACCGAGATCGTGTCCAGGTTGCCGGAGGGCATGATCGCGCGGACCACCTGGTCGGCCGTGCGCGATAGGTCCAAGCAGGTGGCCAACACGCTGTCCGAACTGGGTATCGAGCCCGGCGACCGGGTCGGCACGTTGGCCTGGAACAGCGACCGGCATCTGTCGCTGTACTACGGAGTTTCAGGATCCGGCGCGGTCCTACACACCGTCAATCCGCGGCTGTTCGCCGAGCAGATCGTCTACATCATCAATCACGCCGAGGACCGGGTGTTGTTCTTCGACATCACCTTTGCGCCGTTGGTCGAACAGATCGCGCCGCAGCTGCAGACGGTCCAGGCCTACATCGCCATGACCGATCGCGACCATATGCCCGATATCGACGTGGGCCGGTTGCTGTGCTTCGACGAATTGGTGTACGCGCAGTCGGCCGATTACCGGTGGCCCGAATTCGACGAGCGCAGCGCGTCCTCGCTGTGCTACACCTCGGGAACCACCGGTAATCCCAAGGGCGTCTTGTATTCCCACCGGTCGACGGTGCTACATGCCTTGGGTGCGATCCCGCGCGACAGCTTCGACCTGCACAGCGGATCGACCATCCTGGTGGTGGTGCCGATGTTCCATGCGAATGCCTGGGGTACTCCCTACACCGCTCCGATCGTCGGTGCCAAACTCGTGCTGCCGGGGCCCCACCTCGATGGCGAGAGCCTGTACGGATTGATGCGCGACGAAGCGGTCAACTTCACCCAGGGTGTTCCCACCGTGTGGATGATGTTGTTCTCCTACCTCGACGACCACCCCGAGATCGACCCGCACGAGCTGCGGCTGCAGTTCGCGGGCACCGGCGGTGCGGCCCTGCCGCAGTCCATGATCGAACGGTTCGAACGGGATTTCGGCTCGGAGGTGGTACAGGGCTGGGGGATGACCGAGACCAGCCCGCTGTGCGTGATCGGCAAGTTGCAGCCCCGCCACGCCGGCCTGTCGGCGGCTGACAAGATGAAACTGAAACTCAAGCAGGGCCATGCCATCTGGGGTGTCGATATCAAGATCGTCGACGACGAGGGCAACCGGCTGCCCTGGGACGGCGAGGCGTTCGGCGAGGTGTTCGTCCGCGGACCGTGGATCGCCAGCGGGTATTTCAAGGGCGAAGGTGGCGATAAGCTCGATGCCGAGGGATTCTTCCCCACCGGCGATGTCGCCACCATCGATCCTGATGGCTACCTGCACCTGGTCGACCGCGCCAAGGACGTCATCAAATCCGGTGGCGAGTGGATCAGTTCGATCGATCTGGAGAACGCCGCCACAGGGCATCCGGCGATCGCCGAGGCGGCGGTGATCGGTGTACCGCATCCGAAATGGCAGGAGCGTCCGCTGCTGTTGGTGGTGAAGCGGCCCGGACACGATGCCTCGCGCGAGGCGATCCTGGACTATCTCGCCGAGCGGGTCGTGAAGTGGTGGCTGCCCGATGATGTCGTCTTCGTCGAGGAGCTACCGCATACCGCGACCGGCAAGCTGCTCAAGATCCAACTGCGCAAGGAGTACCGCGAGCACCGGTTGCCCGATACCGCTAGTTGA
- a CDS encoding response regulator transcription factor has translation MAMAAISESHDSIPEARILVVDDETNIVELLSVSLKFQGFEVHTAASGPDALAKAREIKPDAVILDVMMPGMDGFGVLRRMRADGIDAPALFLTARDNLQDKITGLTLGGDDYVTKPFSLEEVVARLRVILRRVGRGVEEPKNARLSFADIELDEETHEVWKAGEPVSLSPTEFTLLRYFIINAGTVLSKPKILDHVWRYDFGGDVNVVESYVSYLRRKIDTGDKRLLHTLRGVGYVLREPR, from the coding sequence ATGGCAATGGCAGCGATATCCGAATCTCACGACAGCATCCCCGAGGCGCGCATCCTCGTCGTCGATGACGAGACCAATATCGTGGAGCTGCTGTCGGTGAGCCTGAAGTTCCAGGGTTTCGAGGTGCACACCGCTGCCAGCGGTCCCGACGCGCTGGCCAAGGCCCGCGAGATCAAGCCCGATGCGGTGATCCTCGACGTGATGATGCCCGGTATGGACGGCTTCGGGGTGCTGCGGCGGATGCGTGCCGACGGCATCGACGCCCCCGCGCTCTTCCTCACCGCGCGCGACAACCTGCAGGACAAGATCACCGGACTCACCCTGGGCGGTGACGACTATGTGACCAAGCCGTTCAGCCTCGAGGAGGTGGTGGCGCGTTTGCGCGTCATCCTGCGCCGGGTCGGCCGCGGTGTCGAAGAACCCAAGAACGCCCGGCTGAGCTTCGCCGATATCGAGCTCGACGAGGAGACCCACGAGGTATGGAAGGCCGGCGAGCCGGTATCGCTGTCGCCGACGGAGTTCACGCTGCTGCGTTACTTCATCATCAACGCGGGCACGGTGCTGTCCAAGCCGAAGATCCTCGACCATGTGTGGCGTTACGACTTCGGCGGCGACGTCAACGTCGTCGAGTCGTACGTGTCCTATCTGCGACGCAAGATCGACACCGGTGACAAGCGACTGCTGCACACGCTGCGCGGTGTGGGGTACGTGCTGCGTGAGCCGCGGTAG
- a CDS encoding HAMP domain-containing sensor histidine kinase: MIGRYRRAVPLRVGLVAATLVLVALGLLASGIAVTSIMRHTEIKRVDDTLLEASGGWAQAPHAFAEPLQDPSPANPPTNFYVRGTDDEGRIQLAINDSSAEPMLPVSNDVGPEPVTVGSKDGSGVQWRAVTVGGPDGELTTVAIDLTDVESSVRALVWSQLGIGTAVLLVLGVVGYAVVRRSLKPLAEVEQTAAAIADGELDRRVPQRDPRTEVGRLSLALNGMLAQIQRAMASSAESAELAQQSEERMRRFIADASHDLRTPLTTIRGYAELYRQGAARDTEMLMGRIESEAGRMGLLVEDLLLLARLDEQRPLDQRRVDLLALASDAVHDAQTVAPARPIGMQVFDGPGTPEVLGDEARLRQVLSNLMANALQHTPESAPVTVRVGTEGDDAVIEVCDAGPGMNTEDAQRVFERFYRADSSRTRASGGSGLGLSIVDSLVLAHGGSVSVDTAPGKGCRFRVTLPRIVEAAVQLS, encoded by the coding sequence ATGATCGGTAGATACCGGCGGGCGGTGCCGCTGCGTGTCGGGTTGGTGGCGGCCACGCTGGTGTTGGTGGCGCTCGGACTGCTCGCCTCCGGCATCGCCGTGACCTCGATAATGCGTCACACCGAGATCAAGCGTGTCGACGACACCCTGCTGGAGGCGTCGGGCGGCTGGGCGCAGGCGCCGCATGCATTCGCCGAACCCTTGCAGGATCCCAGCCCCGCGAATCCGCCCACGAACTTCTACGTCCGTGGCACCGACGACGAGGGCCGGATCCAGTTGGCCATCAACGACAGTTCGGCAGAACCGATGCTGCCGGTGAGCAATGACGTCGGGCCCGAGCCGGTCACCGTCGGCTCCAAGGACGGCTCCGGCGTGCAATGGCGCGCGGTCACCGTCGGCGGTCCCGACGGTGAACTGACCACGGTGGCCATCGATCTGACCGATGTGGAATCCAGTGTGCGCGCTCTGGTCTGGTCGCAACTGGGGATCGGGACGGCGGTCCTGCTGGTCCTCGGCGTCGTCGGCTATGCCGTGGTGCGCCGCAGCCTCAAGCCACTGGCCGAGGTCGAGCAGACCGCTGCCGCCATCGCCGACGGGGAACTGGATCGTCGTGTTCCGCAACGTGATCCGCGCACCGAGGTGGGCAGGCTGTCACTGGCATTGAACGGCATGCTCGCACAGATCCAGCGCGCCATGGCATCGTCGGCGGAATCGGCGGAGCTGGCACAGCAATCCGAGGAGCGGATGCGACGGTTCATCGCCGACGCCAGCCACGACCTGCGCACGCCGCTGACGACCATCAGGGGGTACGCCGAGCTGTACCGGCAGGGCGCGGCGCGCGATACCGAGATGCTGATGGGGCGAATCGAGAGCGAGGCGGGCCGGATGGGCCTGCTGGTCGAGGATCTGCTGCTGTTGGCGAGGTTGGATGAGCAGCGTCCGCTGGACCAGCGCCGCGTGGACCTGTTGGCACTCGCCAGCGATGCGGTGCACGACGCGCAGACCGTCGCCCCGGCGCGCCCGATCGGGATGCAGGTCTTCGACGGACCCGGCACGCCGGAGGTGCTGGGCGACGAGGCCCGGTTACGGCAGGTGTTGAGCAATCTGATGGCCAATGCATTGCAGCACACTCCCGAGAGCGCACCGGTCACGGTGCGGGTGGGCACCGAGGGCGACGACGCGGTGATCGAGGTGTGTGATGCGGGACCTGGCATGAATACCGAAGATGCCCAACGTGTCTTCGAGCGTTTCTACCGCGCGGACTCGTCGCGGACGCGGGCCAGCGGCGGCTCGGGGCTGGGGCTCTCGATCGTCGATTCGCTGGTATTGGCCCACGGTGGCAGCGTGTCGGTGGACACCGCCCCCGGGAAGGGCTGCCGGTTCCGGGTCACCCTGCCCCGGATCGTGGAGGCCGCGGTTCAGCTCAGCTGA
- a CDS encoding HNH endonuclease signature motif containing protein, giving the protein MRRCRGCGTALSTRSQKIYCSNSCQAAVRRRQMVALWLESGHARIDGHQGHYIREYLAAAQSGLCAICGCTGLWQGLPLIMTLDHIDGNAENNRRENLRLVCPNCDSQLPTYKSRNRGNGRSIRRQRYADGKSY; this is encoded by the coding sequence ATGAGGCGCTGCCGCGGCTGCGGCACAGCACTTTCCACCCGCAGCCAGAAGATCTATTGCAGTAACTCGTGCCAGGCCGCGGTCCGTCGCCGGCAGATGGTCGCGTTGTGGCTGGAGTCAGGGCATGCCCGCATCGACGGACATCAGGGGCATTACATCCGCGAGTACCTGGCTGCGGCGCAGTCGGGACTGTGCGCAATATGCGGTTGCACCGGCCTGTGGCAGGGGCTTCCCCTGATCATGACCCTCGACCATATCGACGGCAACGCCGAGAACAACCGGCGCGAGAACCTACGCCTGGTGTGCCCGAACTGCGATTCCCAGCTGCCGACGTACAAGAGCCGCAACCGCGGCAACGGCCGGAGCATCCGGCGGCAGCGGTACGCCGACGGGAAGTCCTACTGA